Proteins from one Gimesia maris genomic window:
- a CDS encoding choice-of-anchor I family protein: MTNTSPQSAVKPRSHILPIFVGMILSVCCLTVSGCSDTAGNEVTAINSQPPSGGTGEIAEPLPEPPAASKAVGLKFLGRYRHGTRKKSTAEICAFDTESKRLFVVDGERVAVDILDITNPSEPQLFKSVDLAELGSKPNSITAKGGVIAAALSSDPKQEPGLVVFLSPAGEVLKTVHVGPEPDMLTISPDGHWLITANEGEATKDYTRNPEGSVSLIDLKDGVAAVTDASVVHIDFTAYNDKSKLPSGVRVFGKNATPAQDFEPEYIAVSPDSKTAWVSLQEANAFAIIDLETSKLVDLVPLGFKDHSLPENAFDASNKDKKIQLRTWPVKGMYQPDAIYSFEIDGTAYVITADEGDHRDFDGFSEKARVGDLKLDPKKFPNAKELQSPKALGRLMVTSSNGDADGDGLYEELYCFGGRSFSIRSADGQLVYNNGNEFERIIANRFPKSFNADHESNDLDDRSDNKGPEPEGLVVGMIEGRPVAFIGMERHSGIMVYDLTNPKQPVFCDYVITRDFDKSTKKPEAGDLGPEGLTFIPADVSPTGKPLLAVSYEISGTTALFEVVSNTTTEKQGQSLK, from the coding sequence ATGACTAACACCTCACCACAGTCTGCAGTGAAGCCGCGTTCGCACATCCTCCCCATTTTCGTTGGAATGATTCTCAGCGTGTGCTGCCTCACAGTCTCCGGCTGTTCCGATACCGCAGGCAATGAGGTGACCGCGATCAACAGTCAGCCCCCCAGTGGAGGAACTGGTGAGATTGCCGAGCCCCTTCCGGAACCACCCGCAGCGTCCAAAGCTGTCGGCCTGAAGTTTCTCGGACGCTATCGTCACGGTACAAGGAAAAAATCGACGGCGGAAATCTGCGCCTTCGACACGGAGTCGAAACGACTCTTTGTTGTAGACGGAGAGCGGGTCGCCGTCGATATTCTTGACATTACCAACCCGTCCGAACCGCAGTTGTTCAAGTCGGTTGACCTGGCAGAGTTGGGATCCAAACCAAACTCGATCACGGCGAAAGGAGGTGTGATCGCCGCCGCCCTTTCATCCGATCCAAAGCAGGAGCCGGGCCTGGTTGTTTTTCTCTCACCCGCAGGTGAAGTGCTGAAAACCGTTCACGTTGGCCCCGAACCGGACATGCTCACCATTTCACCGGATGGGCACTGGCTGATTACTGCCAATGAAGGAGAGGCGACAAAAGATTATACGCGAAATCCGGAAGGCAGCGTCTCGCTCATCGATCTGAAAGATGGTGTGGCAGCGGTAACCGATGCCTCCGTCGTTCACATTGATTTCACAGCTTATAATGACAAGTCTAAACTGCCATCTGGCGTGCGTGTCTTCGGAAAGAATGCGACGCCGGCCCAGGATTTCGAGCCGGAATACATCGCAGTCTCCCCCGATTCCAAAACCGCATGGGTGTCGCTGCAGGAGGCGAATGCATTTGCGATCATCGATCTCGAAACAAGTAAACTCGTCGATCTCGTGCCGCTGGGGTTCAAAGATCATTCGCTTCCCGAAAATGCCTTTGATGCCAGCAACAAAGACAAGAAGATTCAGCTTCGCACCTGGCCAGTCAAAGGGATGTACCAGCCCGATGCCATCTACTCCTTTGAGATCGACGGTACGGCGTACGTTATTACTGCTGATGAAGGGGACCACCGCGACTTCGACGGCTTCAGTGAGAAAGCCCGGGTGGGTGATCTGAAACTTGACCCGAAAAAGTTCCCCAACGCAAAAGAACTGCAATCTCCTAAAGCACTCGGGCGGCTGATGGTGACATCATCCAACGGTGATGCCGACGGTGATGGACTCTACGAAGAACTTTATTGTTTTGGCGGAAGGTCATTCTCCATCCGCAGTGCGGATGGCCAGCTGGTCTATAACAACGGCAACGAATTCGAACGCATCATCGCGAATCGTTTTCCCAAGTCGTTCAATGCCGATCACGAGTCAAACGATCTCGATGACCGCAGCGACAATAAAGGGCCGGAGCCCGAAGGGCTGGTTGTGGGAATGATCGAAGGTCGTCCCGTGGCTTTTATCGGCATGGAACGACACAGCGGCATCATGGTCTACGACCTCACCAATCCGAAACAGCCGGTCTTCTGCGACTATGTCATCACGCGCGACTTCGACAAATCGACGAAGAAACCAGAGGCAGGCGACCTGGGGCCCGAAGGCCTGACGTTCATTCCTGCCGACGTGAGTCCGACAGGAAAACCGTTACTCGCTGTCTCCTATGAAATCAGCGGTACGACCGCGTTGTTCGAAGTCGTCAGCAATACCACTACTGAAAAGCAGGGCCAATCACTGAAGTAA